Genomic window (Candidatus Nitrospira nitrificans):
CTATGAGCACCATGACGGCCAGGACGATCATTTCACTCCGACCGACCTCCACCGCGGGATCCCCGCTCCACCGACGATACCACATGGCGGCGCTGAGGATCACACAAGCTCCAATGACGAAACGGTGGTAGCTTTCAAACGCTCGGGTCAAGAGCATTCCTCCGGCATCCTGCCCTCCAAATGTATTGAACACTGCCGGAATCACCGCTCCACTCAGCACGACCATGCCTCCGACCCAGACAGCCAGCGCGATCCACTCAAGCGTAAGACACCCGACCATCCTCCAACGGAGCAGCCGTCGCACAGCACTACCGCTCCGCCGAGGCGGTCTCGAACACGACCCTGCCACCTACGATGGTGGTATTCACTCGCCCTTTCACCTTCCATCCCACAAACGGTGTGTTACGGCTCTTGGATTGGAACTTGGACGGGTCAACTTCCCACGGTTCTTGCGGATCGATGAGGACGACATCGGCATCCGCGCCGACTGCCAACGTCCCTTTCTTGAGTCCGAATGCCGCAGCCGGAGCCGAGGTCAACTTCTGAATCGCTTGCTCCAGCGACAGGACCCCTTCCTCGACCAATCCCAAGGTCAGCGGCAGTGCCGTCTCGAGGCCGACGATTCCGAACGGGGCCTCGGTGAAATCCTGCTGTTTCTCCTGCGTCGCATGGGGAGCATGGTCGGTCGCAATCACATCGATCGTACCGTCCCGCAAGCCCTCCTTGATCGCCTGGACATCGGCCCAGGTACGCAGCGGGGGATTCATCTTGGCGTGGGTGTTATAGCCGCGCACCAGGTCTTCCGTAAGCGTAAAGTGATGGGGGCAGGCTTCGGCCGTCACGCGGATGCCCCTGGCTTTCGCCTCCCGCACCATGCGAACTGACCCGGTGGTGCTGATGTGGGCGAGATGTAGACGGGCTCCCGTCAGTTCCGAAAGGGAGAGGTTACGGGCCACCATCACATCTTCGGCCGCCGACGGGATCCCCGGCAACCCCAGTTCGGTCGAGATCAAGCCCTCATTCATGCAGCCGCCTTCCGCCAGATGCAGGTCCTCGCAATGGTCGACGACCGTCAGATCAAATGCCAAGGCATATTCCATCGCTCGCCGCATCACCAGGCTGTTCATGACCGGCTTGCCGTCGTCGGAAATCGCCACGCAGCCGGAGCGTCGTAAATCACCGATCTCCGCGAGTTCCTTCCCTTCCGATC
Coding sequences:
- a CDS encoding DUF4149 domain-containing protein, with product MRRLLRWRMVGCLTLEWIALAVWVGGMVVLSGAVIPAVFNTFGGQDAGGMLLTRAFESYHRFVIGACVILSAAMWYRRWSGDPAVEVGRSEMIVLAVMVLIAGLIIMVLHPNAVALQAQAFATKDETARKAALEAFFRVLLPTRSLYMANLVLGIVLVGIKVTHSLDQKKRQS
- a CDS encoding dihydroorotase, which translates into the protein MSILIKGGRVIDPGRFDGIADVLIENDTIAALGSNLSAPVGGRTIQAQGKLVVPGFVDVHVHFREPGFEYKETIQSGSAAAVAGGFTTVCCMPNTNPVNDNQAVTEFILERARLAGLANVLPIGAITKGSEGKELAEIGDLRRSGCVAISDDGKPVMNSLVMRRAMEYALAFDLTVVDHCEDLHLAEGGCMNEGLISTELGLPGIPSAAEDVMVARNLSLSELTGARLHLAHISTTGSVRMVREAKARGIRVTAEACPHHFTLTEDLVRGYNTHAKMNPPLRTWADVQAIKEGLRDGTIDVIATDHAPHATQEKQQDFTEAPFGIVGLETALPLTLGLVEEGVLSLEQAIQKLTSAPAAAFGLKKGTLAVGADADVVLIDPQEPWEVDPSKFQSKSRNTPFVGWKVKGRVNTTIVGGRVVFETASAER